A single region of the Sorghum bicolor cultivar BTx623 chromosome 9, Sorghum_bicolor_NCBIv3, whole genome shotgun sequence genome encodes:
- the LOC8071254 gene encoding E3 SUMO-protein ligase SIZ1 isoform X1, giving the protein MSDLASTCKDKLAYFRIKELKDILNQLGLPKQGKKQDLVDRVLAILSDEQGQRHHGWGRRNAVTRETVAKVVDETYSRKMQVCPPDLPSRSHSGSDFNHFRPKEESTDFYHVETKVRCLCNSTMLNDNMIKCEDGKCQVWQHITCVLIPDKPTEGGGPDIPPHFYCELCRLNRADPFWVTTGNPLLPVKFMSSGVGNDGASVPQIVEKTFQLSRADRETVQRPEYDLQVWCILINDKVQFRMQWPQYAELQVNGIPVRVMTRPGSQLLGINGRDDGPLVTTCSREGINKISLSRVDARTFCFGVRIVRRRTVPQVLNLIPKEGEGESFEDALARVRRCLGGGGATDNADSDSDLEVVTESVTVNLRCPNSGSRMRIAGRFKPCVHMGCFDLETFVELNQRSRKWQCPICLKNYSLENLMIDAYFNRITSLLQNCSEDVNELDVKPDGSWRVKGDAATRDLSQWHMPDGTLCDSKEDTNPGVTSVNEFKREGTSDGHRTLKIKKNPNGSWQVSSKADDKKPVVRHHIQNNNGFSTPNMPIISSPTGSYRDGEDASVNQEGGGIQFDIALNQEFDSFAHNFGQTYNTEDRQQPQHNAADVIVLSDSDEENDPIVRPPAVYANATTNGDSFPFVTDAAGTGYPERYQEDAGVGTSGLGLLNNNTGDFEINNWQMHSYPQPEQGFQFFGTDTDVGNPFVGPHNSFNIAPEDYSLDCNVGIEDPSAAHDVSICRNSNDVHGSLVDNPLALAGDDPSLQIFLPSQPSTVPLQEELSERANTPNGVHPDDWRISLTLAAGGGGNEESTSVDGLKSQPKVPSKEAGVEPLLDAASALPSMNRCNGSNLNPRRIENIFSHPRQPRSVRPRLCLSLDTDSE; this is encoded by the exons ATGTCGGACCTCGCTTCCACCTGCAAG GATAAACTTGCGTATTTTAGAATAAAGGAGCTCAAGGATATCTTAAATCAGCTGGGGTTACCGAAGCAAGGAAAGAAGCAG GACCTTGTTGACAGGGTATTGGCAATATTATCAGACGAGCAAG GTCAACGCCATCATGGATGGGGAAGGAGAAATGCTGTTACAAGGGAGACAGTGGCAAAAGTTGTTGATGAAACATACAG CAGGAAAATGCAAGTATGTCCTCCTGACCTTCCCTCCAGGAGCCACAGTGGATCAGATTTCAATCATTTCAGGCCCAAAGAGGAATCCACTGACTTCTACCATGTAGAGACTAAGGTCCGCTGCCTTTGCAATAGCACAATGCTAAATGACAATATGATCAAG TGCGAAGATGGCAAATGCCAGGTGTGGCAGCATATTACCTGCGTACTCATTCCAGATAAGCCCACGGAGGGTGGTGGCCCTGATATTCCACCTCATTTTTATTGTGAATTGTGCCGACTGAACCGGGCAGACCC GTTTTGGGTGACTACAGGAAATCCATTACTACCTGTGAAATTTATGTCATCTGGTGTTGGAAATGATGG AGCAAGTGTACCTCAAATTGTGGAGAAGACCTTCCAGCTTTCCCGAGCAGATAGAGAAACAGTCCAGAGACCTGAATACGATCTCCAG GTTTGGTGCATTCTTATAAATGACAAAGTCCAGTTCAGGATGCAATGGCCTCAATATGCAGAATTGCAAGTGAATG GTATTCCTGTACGAGTAATGACCAGGCCTGGTTCTCAGTTACTAGGGATAAATGGGCGGGATGATGGACCACTG GTAACCACATGCAGTAGAGAAGGGATCAATAAAATTAGCTTATCAAGAGTTGATGCCCGAACCTTTTGCTTTGGAGTTCGAATTGTTAGGAGGAGGACTGTTCCTCAG GTATTAAACTTGATCCCAAAGGAAGGTGAAGGGGAGTCTTTTGAGGATGCTCTTGCTCGTGTCCGTCGCTGTCTTGGGGGTGGAGGTGCTACAGACAATGCTGATAGTGATAGCGATCTGGAAGTGGTTACTGAATCTGTTACAGTCAACCTTCGTTGCCCT aATAGTGGATCCAGAATGAGGATTGCTGGAAGGTTCAAGCCTTGTGTTCACATGGGCTGTTTTGATCTTGAaacttttgtggaattgaatcaACGCTCACGCAAG TGGCAATGCCCAATATGTTTAAAGAATTACTCTCTCGAGAACTTGATGATCGATGCTTATTTCAATCGGATTACTTCTTTG TTGCAAAATTGCAGTGAAGATGTTAATGAGCTTGATGTTAAACCTGATGGGTCTTGGCGTGTGAAGGGTGATGCCGCTACCAGAGATCTATCTCAGTGGCATATGCCTGATGGTACTCTTTGTGACTCAAAGGAAGATACAAACCCTGGTGTCACAAGTGTTAATGAGTTCAAGAGAGAGGGTACTTCTGATGGACATAgaactttgaaaattaaaaaaaacccTAATGGATCATGGCAGGTTAGCAGTAAAGCAGATGATAAAAAACCTGTGGTTAGACATCACATCCAAAACAACAATGGGTTCTCAACACCAAACATGCCTATTATCAGTAGCCCCACTGGGAGTTATCGAGATGGCGAAGATGCAAGTGTGAACCAAGAAGGGGGTGGTATTCAATTTGATATAGCATTGAACCAAGAGTTTGACAGTTTTGCACATAACTTTGGTCAGACATACAATACAGAGGATAGACAACAGCCACAACATAATGCTGCAGATGTCATTGTTCTTagtgattctgatgaagaaaatGACCCGATTGTTCGCCCGCCAGCTGTCTATGCAAATGCAACTACAAATGGTGACAGTTTTCCTTTCGTCACTGATGCTGCTGGAACTGGATATCCTGAAAGGTACCAGGAGGATGCTGGCGTTGGTACAAGTGGCCTTGGTTTATTGAACAACAATACTggtgattttgaaataaataactGGCAAATGCATTCTTATCCACAACCGGAGCAAGGGTTCCAGTTTTTTGGGACTGATACTGATGTTGGCAATCCTTTTGTTGGTCCACATAATTCCTTCAATATTGCACCAGAAGACTACTCGCTTGACTGTAATGTTGGCATAGAGGATCCCTCTGCAGCTCACGATGTTTCAATTTGCCGAAACAGTAATGATGTGCATGGAAGCTTGGTTGATAACCCATTGGCTTTAGCAGGCGACGATCCATCTTTGCAAATTTTTCTTCCAAGTCAACCTTCCACTGTTCCCCTTCAGGAAGAATTGAGTGAGCGTGCTAATACTCCAAATGGAGTCCACCCTGACGATTGGAGGATATCTCTTACGCTTGCGGCCGGTGGAGGGGGTAATGAAGAGTCTACAAGTGTTGATGGTCTAAAATCACAGCCAAAAGTTCCATCGAAAGAGGCAGGAGTCGAACCTTTGCTTGATGCTG CTTCTGCTCTCCCAAGCATGAACAGATGTAATGGATCTAATCTAAATCCAAGAAGGATTGAAAATATATTTTCTCACCCTCGCCAACCGCGGTCTGTTAGGCCTCGTCTGTGTTTGTCATTAGATACTGATTCAGAGTAG
- the LOC8071254 gene encoding E3 SUMO-protein ligase SIZ1 isoform X3, with product MSDLASTCKDKLAYFRIKELKDILNQLGLPKQGKKQDLVDRVLAILSDEQGQRHHGWGRRNAVTRETVAKVVDETYSRKMQVCPPDLPSRSHSGSDFNHFRPKEESTDFYHVETKVRCLCNSTMLNDNMIKCEDGKCQVWQHITCVLIPDKPTEGGGPDIPPHFYCELCRLNRADPFWVTTGNPLLPVKFMSSGVGNDGASVPQIVEKTFQLSRADRETVQRPEYDLQVWCILINDKVQFRMQWPQYAELQVNGIPVRVMTRPGSQLLGINGRDDGPLVTTCSREGINKISLSRVDARTFCFGVRIVRRRTVPQVLNLIPKEGEGESFEDALARVRRCLGGGGATDNADSDSDLEVVTESVTVNLRCPNSGSRMRIAGRFKPCVHMGCFDLETFVELNQRSRKWQCPICLKNYSLENLMIDAYFNRITSLLQNCSEDVNELDVKPDGSWRVKGDAATRDLSQWHMPDGTLCDSKEDTNPGVTSVNEFKREGTSDGHRTLKIKKNPNGSWQVSSKADDKKPVVRHHIQNNNGFSTPNMPIISSPTGSYRDGEDASVNQEGGGIQFDIALNQEFDSFAHNFGQTYNTEDRQQPQHNAADVIVLSDSDEENDPIVRPPAVYANATTNGDSFPFVTDAAGTGYPERYQEDAGVGTSGLGLLNNNTGDFEINNWQMHSYPQPEQGFQFFGTDTDVGNPFVGPHNSFNIAPEDYSLDCNVGIEDPSAAHDVSICRNSNDVHGSLVDNPLALAGDDPSLQIFLPSQPSTVPLQEELSERANTPNGVHPDDWRISLTLAAGGGGNEESTSVDGLKSQPKVPSKEAGVEPLLDAACQLFPGSSRLTFEGRHLSFCSPKHEQM from the exons ATGTCGGACCTCGCTTCCACCTGCAAG GATAAACTTGCGTATTTTAGAATAAAGGAGCTCAAGGATATCTTAAATCAGCTGGGGTTACCGAAGCAAGGAAAGAAGCAG GACCTTGTTGACAGGGTATTGGCAATATTATCAGACGAGCAAG GTCAACGCCATCATGGATGGGGAAGGAGAAATGCTGTTACAAGGGAGACAGTGGCAAAAGTTGTTGATGAAACATACAG CAGGAAAATGCAAGTATGTCCTCCTGACCTTCCCTCCAGGAGCCACAGTGGATCAGATTTCAATCATTTCAGGCCCAAAGAGGAATCCACTGACTTCTACCATGTAGAGACTAAGGTCCGCTGCCTTTGCAATAGCACAATGCTAAATGACAATATGATCAAG TGCGAAGATGGCAAATGCCAGGTGTGGCAGCATATTACCTGCGTACTCATTCCAGATAAGCCCACGGAGGGTGGTGGCCCTGATATTCCACCTCATTTTTATTGTGAATTGTGCCGACTGAACCGGGCAGACCC GTTTTGGGTGACTACAGGAAATCCATTACTACCTGTGAAATTTATGTCATCTGGTGTTGGAAATGATGG AGCAAGTGTACCTCAAATTGTGGAGAAGACCTTCCAGCTTTCCCGAGCAGATAGAGAAACAGTCCAGAGACCTGAATACGATCTCCAG GTTTGGTGCATTCTTATAAATGACAAAGTCCAGTTCAGGATGCAATGGCCTCAATATGCAGAATTGCAAGTGAATG GTATTCCTGTACGAGTAATGACCAGGCCTGGTTCTCAGTTACTAGGGATAAATGGGCGGGATGATGGACCACTG GTAACCACATGCAGTAGAGAAGGGATCAATAAAATTAGCTTATCAAGAGTTGATGCCCGAACCTTTTGCTTTGGAGTTCGAATTGTTAGGAGGAGGACTGTTCCTCAG GTATTAAACTTGATCCCAAAGGAAGGTGAAGGGGAGTCTTTTGAGGATGCTCTTGCTCGTGTCCGTCGCTGTCTTGGGGGTGGAGGTGCTACAGACAATGCTGATAGTGATAGCGATCTGGAAGTGGTTACTGAATCTGTTACAGTCAACCTTCGTTGCCCT aATAGTGGATCCAGAATGAGGATTGCTGGAAGGTTCAAGCCTTGTGTTCACATGGGCTGTTTTGATCTTGAaacttttgtggaattgaatcaACGCTCACGCAAG TGGCAATGCCCAATATGTTTAAAGAATTACTCTCTCGAGAACTTGATGATCGATGCTTATTTCAATCGGATTACTTCTTTG TTGCAAAATTGCAGTGAAGATGTTAATGAGCTTGATGTTAAACCTGATGGGTCTTGGCGTGTGAAGGGTGATGCCGCTACCAGAGATCTATCTCAGTGGCATATGCCTGATGGTACTCTTTGTGACTCAAAGGAAGATACAAACCCTGGTGTCACAAGTGTTAATGAGTTCAAGAGAGAGGGTACTTCTGATGGACATAgaactttgaaaattaaaaaaaacccTAATGGATCATGGCAGGTTAGCAGTAAAGCAGATGATAAAAAACCTGTGGTTAGACATCACATCCAAAACAACAATGGGTTCTCAACACCAAACATGCCTATTATCAGTAGCCCCACTGGGAGTTATCGAGATGGCGAAGATGCAAGTGTGAACCAAGAAGGGGGTGGTATTCAATTTGATATAGCATTGAACCAAGAGTTTGACAGTTTTGCACATAACTTTGGTCAGACATACAATACAGAGGATAGACAACAGCCACAACATAATGCTGCAGATGTCATTGTTCTTagtgattctgatgaagaaaatGACCCGATTGTTCGCCCGCCAGCTGTCTATGCAAATGCAACTACAAATGGTGACAGTTTTCCTTTCGTCACTGATGCTGCTGGAACTGGATATCCTGAAAGGTACCAGGAGGATGCTGGCGTTGGTACAAGTGGCCTTGGTTTATTGAACAACAATACTggtgattttgaaataaataactGGCAAATGCATTCTTATCCACAACCGGAGCAAGGGTTCCAGTTTTTTGGGACTGATACTGATGTTGGCAATCCTTTTGTTGGTCCACATAATTCCTTCAATATTGCACCAGAAGACTACTCGCTTGACTGTAATGTTGGCATAGAGGATCCCTCTGCAGCTCACGATGTTTCAATTTGCCGAAACAGTAATGATGTGCATGGAAGCTTGGTTGATAACCCATTGGCTTTAGCAGGCGACGATCCATCTTTGCAAATTTTTCTTCCAAGTCAACCTTCCACTGTTCCCCTTCAGGAAGAATTGAGTGAGCGTGCTAATACTCCAAATGGAGTCCACCCTGACGATTGGAGGATATCTCTTACGCTTGCGGCCGGTGGAGGGGGTAATGAAGAGTCTACAAGTGTTGATGGTCTAAAATCACAGCCAAAAGTTCCATCGAAAGAGGCAGGAGTCGAACCTTTGCTTGATGCTG CCTGTCAACTATTTCCAGGATCATCAAGGTTAACTTTTGAAGGCAGGCATCTTAG CTTCTGCTCTCCCAAGCATGAACAGATGTAA
- the LOC8071254 gene encoding E3 SUMO-protein ligase SIZ1 isoform X2: MSDLASTCKDKLAYFRIKELKDILNQLGLPKQGKKQDLVDRVLAILSDEQGQRHHGWGRRNAVTRETVAKVVDETYRKMQVCPPDLPSRSHSGSDFNHFRPKEESTDFYHVETKVRCLCNSTMLNDNMIKCEDGKCQVWQHITCVLIPDKPTEGGGPDIPPHFYCELCRLNRADPFWVTTGNPLLPVKFMSSGVGNDGASVPQIVEKTFQLSRADRETVQRPEYDLQVWCILINDKVQFRMQWPQYAELQVNGIPVRVMTRPGSQLLGINGRDDGPLVTTCSREGINKISLSRVDARTFCFGVRIVRRRTVPQVLNLIPKEGEGESFEDALARVRRCLGGGGATDNADSDSDLEVVTESVTVNLRCPNSGSRMRIAGRFKPCVHMGCFDLETFVELNQRSRKWQCPICLKNYSLENLMIDAYFNRITSLLQNCSEDVNELDVKPDGSWRVKGDAATRDLSQWHMPDGTLCDSKEDTNPGVTSVNEFKREGTSDGHRTLKIKKNPNGSWQVSSKADDKKPVVRHHIQNNNGFSTPNMPIISSPTGSYRDGEDASVNQEGGGIQFDIALNQEFDSFAHNFGQTYNTEDRQQPQHNAADVIVLSDSDEENDPIVRPPAVYANATTNGDSFPFVTDAAGTGYPERYQEDAGVGTSGLGLLNNNTGDFEINNWQMHSYPQPEQGFQFFGTDTDVGNPFVGPHNSFNIAPEDYSLDCNVGIEDPSAAHDVSICRNSNDVHGSLVDNPLALAGDDPSLQIFLPSQPSTVPLQEELSERANTPNGVHPDDWRISLTLAAGGGGNEESTSVDGLKSQPKVPSKEAGVEPLLDAASALPSMNRCNGSNLNPRRIENIFSHPRQPRSVRPRLCLSLDTDSE, from the exons ATGTCGGACCTCGCTTCCACCTGCAAG GATAAACTTGCGTATTTTAGAATAAAGGAGCTCAAGGATATCTTAAATCAGCTGGGGTTACCGAAGCAAGGAAAGAAGCAG GACCTTGTTGACAGGGTATTGGCAATATTATCAGACGAGCAAG GTCAACGCCATCATGGATGGGGAAGGAGAAATGCTGTTACAAGGGAGACAGTGGCAAAAGTTGTTGATGAAACATACAG GAAAATGCAAGTATGTCCTCCTGACCTTCCCTCCAGGAGCCACAGTGGATCAGATTTCAATCATTTCAGGCCCAAAGAGGAATCCACTGACTTCTACCATGTAGAGACTAAGGTCCGCTGCCTTTGCAATAGCACAATGCTAAATGACAATATGATCAAG TGCGAAGATGGCAAATGCCAGGTGTGGCAGCATATTACCTGCGTACTCATTCCAGATAAGCCCACGGAGGGTGGTGGCCCTGATATTCCACCTCATTTTTATTGTGAATTGTGCCGACTGAACCGGGCAGACCC GTTTTGGGTGACTACAGGAAATCCATTACTACCTGTGAAATTTATGTCATCTGGTGTTGGAAATGATGG AGCAAGTGTACCTCAAATTGTGGAGAAGACCTTCCAGCTTTCCCGAGCAGATAGAGAAACAGTCCAGAGACCTGAATACGATCTCCAG GTTTGGTGCATTCTTATAAATGACAAAGTCCAGTTCAGGATGCAATGGCCTCAATATGCAGAATTGCAAGTGAATG GTATTCCTGTACGAGTAATGACCAGGCCTGGTTCTCAGTTACTAGGGATAAATGGGCGGGATGATGGACCACTG GTAACCACATGCAGTAGAGAAGGGATCAATAAAATTAGCTTATCAAGAGTTGATGCCCGAACCTTTTGCTTTGGAGTTCGAATTGTTAGGAGGAGGACTGTTCCTCAG GTATTAAACTTGATCCCAAAGGAAGGTGAAGGGGAGTCTTTTGAGGATGCTCTTGCTCGTGTCCGTCGCTGTCTTGGGGGTGGAGGTGCTACAGACAATGCTGATAGTGATAGCGATCTGGAAGTGGTTACTGAATCTGTTACAGTCAACCTTCGTTGCCCT aATAGTGGATCCAGAATGAGGATTGCTGGAAGGTTCAAGCCTTGTGTTCACATGGGCTGTTTTGATCTTGAaacttttgtggaattgaatcaACGCTCACGCAAG TGGCAATGCCCAATATGTTTAAAGAATTACTCTCTCGAGAACTTGATGATCGATGCTTATTTCAATCGGATTACTTCTTTG TTGCAAAATTGCAGTGAAGATGTTAATGAGCTTGATGTTAAACCTGATGGGTCTTGGCGTGTGAAGGGTGATGCCGCTACCAGAGATCTATCTCAGTGGCATATGCCTGATGGTACTCTTTGTGACTCAAAGGAAGATACAAACCCTGGTGTCACAAGTGTTAATGAGTTCAAGAGAGAGGGTACTTCTGATGGACATAgaactttgaaaattaaaaaaaacccTAATGGATCATGGCAGGTTAGCAGTAAAGCAGATGATAAAAAACCTGTGGTTAGACATCACATCCAAAACAACAATGGGTTCTCAACACCAAACATGCCTATTATCAGTAGCCCCACTGGGAGTTATCGAGATGGCGAAGATGCAAGTGTGAACCAAGAAGGGGGTGGTATTCAATTTGATATAGCATTGAACCAAGAGTTTGACAGTTTTGCACATAACTTTGGTCAGACATACAATACAGAGGATAGACAACAGCCACAACATAATGCTGCAGATGTCATTGTTCTTagtgattctgatgaagaaaatGACCCGATTGTTCGCCCGCCAGCTGTCTATGCAAATGCAACTACAAATGGTGACAGTTTTCCTTTCGTCACTGATGCTGCTGGAACTGGATATCCTGAAAGGTACCAGGAGGATGCTGGCGTTGGTACAAGTGGCCTTGGTTTATTGAACAACAATACTggtgattttgaaataaataactGGCAAATGCATTCTTATCCACAACCGGAGCAAGGGTTCCAGTTTTTTGGGACTGATACTGATGTTGGCAATCCTTTTGTTGGTCCACATAATTCCTTCAATATTGCACCAGAAGACTACTCGCTTGACTGTAATGTTGGCATAGAGGATCCCTCTGCAGCTCACGATGTTTCAATTTGCCGAAACAGTAATGATGTGCATGGAAGCTTGGTTGATAACCCATTGGCTTTAGCAGGCGACGATCCATCTTTGCAAATTTTTCTTCCAAGTCAACCTTCCACTGTTCCCCTTCAGGAAGAATTGAGTGAGCGTGCTAATACTCCAAATGGAGTCCACCCTGACGATTGGAGGATATCTCTTACGCTTGCGGCCGGTGGAGGGGGTAATGAAGAGTCTACAAGTGTTGATGGTCTAAAATCACAGCCAAAAGTTCCATCGAAAGAGGCAGGAGTCGAACCTTTGCTTGATGCTG CTTCTGCTCTCCCAAGCATGAACAGATGTAATGGATCTAATCTAAATCCAAGAAGGATTGAAAATATATTTTCTCACCCTCGCCAACCGCGGTCTGTTAGGCCTCGTCTGTGTTTGTCATTAGATACTGATTCAGAGTAG
- the LOC8071254 gene encoding E3 SUMO-protein ligase SIZ1 isoform X4 has product MQVCPPDLPSRSHSGSDFNHFRPKEESTDFYHVETKVRCLCNSTMLNDNMIKCEDGKCQVWQHITCVLIPDKPTEGGGPDIPPHFYCELCRLNRADPFWVTTGNPLLPVKFMSSGVGNDGASVPQIVEKTFQLSRADRETVQRPEYDLQVWCILINDKVQFRMQWPQYAELQVNGIPVRVMTRPGSQLLGINGRDDGPLVTTCSREGINKISLSRVDARTFCFGVRIVRRRTVPQVLNLIPKEGEGESFEDALARVRRCLGGGGATDNADSDSDLEVVTESVTVNLRCPNSGSRMRIAGRFKPCVHMGCFDLETFVELNQRSRKWQCPICLKNYSLENLMIDAYFNRITSLLQNCSEDVNELDVKPDGSWRVKGDAATRDLSQWHMPDGTLCDSKEDTNPGVTSVNEFKREGTSDGHRTLKIKKNPNGSWQVSSKADDKKPVVRHHIQNNNGFSTPNMPIISSPTGSYRDGEDASVNQEGGGIQFDIALNQEFDSFAHNFGQTYNTEDRQQPQHNAADVIVLSDSDEENDPIVRPPAVYANATTNGDSFPFVTDAAGTGYPERYQEDAGVGTSGLGLLNNNTGDFEINNWQMHSYPQPEQGFQFFGTDTDVGNPFVGPHNSFNIAPEDYSLDCNVGIEDPSAAHDVSICRNSNDVHGSLVDNPLALAGDDPSLQIFLPSQPSTVPLQEELSERANTPNGVHPDDWRISLTLAAGGGGNEESTSVDGLKSQPKVPSKEAGVEPLLDAASALPSMNRCNGSNLNPRRIENIFSHPRQPRSVRPRLCLSLDTDSE; this is encoded by the exons ATGCAAGTATGTCCTCCTGACCTTCCCTCCAGGAGCCACAGTGGATCAGATTTCAATCATTTCAGGCCCAAAGAGGAATCCACTGACTTCTACCATGTAGAGACTAAGGTCCGCTGCCTTTGCAATAGCACAATGCTAAATGACAATATGATCAAG TGCGAAGATGGCAAATGCCAGGTGTGGCAGCATATTACCTGCGTACTCATTCCAGATAAGCCCACGGAGGGTGGTGGCCCTGATATTCCACCTCATTTTTATTGTGAATTGTGCCGACTGAACCGGGCAGACCC GTTTTGGGTGACTACAGGAAATCCATTACTACCTGTGAAATTTATGTCATCTGGTGTTGGAAATGATGG AGCAAGTGTACCTCAAATTGTGGAGAAGACCTTCCAGCTTTCCCGAGCAGATAGAGAAACAGTCCAGAGACCTGAATACGATCTCCAG GTTTGGTGCATTCTTATAAATGACAAAGTCCAGTTCAGGATGCAATGGCCTCAATATGCAGAATTGCAAGTGAATG GTATTCCTGTACGAGTAATGACCAGGCCTGGTTCTCAGTTACTAGGGATAAATGGGCGGGATGATGGACCACTG GTAACCACATGCAGTAGAGAAGGGATCAATAAAATTAGCTTATCAAGAGTTGATGCCCGAACCTTTTGCTTTGGAGTTCGAATTGTTAGGAGGAGGACTGTTCCTCAG GTATTAAACTTGATCCCAAAGGAAGGTGAAGGGGAGTCTTTTGAGGATGCTCTTGCTCGTGTCCGTCGCTGTCTTGGGGGTGGAGGTGCTACAGACAATGCTGATAGTGATAGCGATCTGGAAGTGGTTACTGAATCTGTTACAGTCAACCTTCGTTGCCCT aATAGTGGATCCAGAATGAGGATTGCTGGAAGGTTCAAGCCTTGTGTTCACATGGGCTGTTTTGATCTTGAaacttttgtggaattgaatcaACGCTCACGCAAG TGGCAATGCCCAATATGTTTAAAGAATTACTCTCTCGAGAACTTGATGATCGATGCTTATTTCAATCGGATTACTTCTTTG TTGCAAAATTGCAGTGAAGATGTTAATGAGCTTGATGTTAAACCTGATGGGTCTTGGCGTGTGAAGGGTGATGCCGCTACCAGAGATCTATCTCAGTGGCATATGCCTGATGGTACTCTTTGTGACTCAAAGGAAGATACAAACCCTGGTGTCACAAGTGTTAATGAGTTCAAGAGAGAGGGTACTTCTGATGGACATAgaactttgaaaattaaaaaaaacccTAATGGATCATGGCAGGTTAGCAGTAAAGCAGATGATAAAAAACCTGTGGTTAGACATCACATCCAAAACAACAATGGGTTCTCAACACCAAACATGCCTATTATCAGTAGCCCCACTGGGAGTTATCGAGATGGCGAAGATGCAAGTGTGAACCAAGAAGGGGGTGGTATTCAATTTGATATAGCATTGAACCAAGAGTTTGACAGTTTTGCACATAACTTTGGTCAGACATACAATACAGAGGATAGACAACAGCCACAACATAATGCTGCAGATGTCATTGTTCTTagtgattctgatgaagaaaatGACCCGATTGTTCGCCCGCCAGCTGTCTATGCAAATGCAACTACAAATGGTGACAGTTTTCCTTTCGTCACTGATGCTGCTGGAACTGGATATCCTGAAAGGTACCAGGAGGATGCTGGCGTTGGTACAAGTGGCCTTGGTTTATTGAACAACAATACTggtgattttgaaataaataactGGCAAATGCATTCTTATCCACAACCGGAGCAAGGGTTCCAGTTTTTTGGGACTGATACTGATGTTGGCAATCCTTTTGTTGGTCCACATAATTCCTTCAATATTGCACCAGAAGACTACTCGCTTGACTGTAATGTTGGCATAGAGGATCCCTCTGCAGCTCACGATGTTTCAATTTGCCGAAACAGTAATGATGTGCATGGAAGCTTGGTTGATAACCCATTGGCTTTAGCAGGCGACGATCCATCTTTGCAAATTTTTCTTCCAAGTCAACCTTCCACTGTTCCCCTTCAGGAAGAATTGAGTGAGCGTGCTAATACTCCAAATGGAGTCCACCCTGACGATTGGAGGATATCTCTTACGCTTGCGGCCGGTGGAGGGGGTAATGAAGAGTCTACAAGTGTTGATGGTCTAAAATCACAGCCAAAAGTTCCATCGAAAGAGGCAGGAGTCGAACCTTTGCTTGATGCTG CTTCTGCTCTCCCAAGCATGAACAGATGTAATGGATCTAATCTAAATCCAAGAAGGATTGAAAATATATTTTCTCACCCTCGCCAACCGCGGTCTGTTAGGCCTCGTCTGTGTTTGTCATTAGATACTGATTCAGAGTAG